Proteins co-encoded in one Methylomonas albis genomic window:
- a CDS encoding putative bifunctional diguanylate cyclase/phosphodiesterase translates to MSKPSMNMATRFNLLNATLVLVTALSVGFIATYMQLTRQFEARQQHSQALAMMLAETSEYAVFTGQGKLLEYQLEHLRKVPGLAYVVIFDAQGRQLARMSVDSLSESAPVEAAGKQPESFWNWWKASRRHSVLEIIQPITSGGFQNEDALFLQTSASSGAIGEVRLAMNMDDFVAVVRHAIQWGLLVVAMILLIGLTISLTLTARIASPLKQLAAAAHQLTDGHIQPVTLESGGPEVRELVQAFNLMVSWLSDYRAEVESYQAMLERQAFYDELTGLANRTLLKDHLQLALSQSHRRQSSMALLFLDLDRFKYVNDTLGHSFGDLLLQEVSTRLRNAVRGGDTVGRMGGDEFVIIVDDLNPELSQAREDVALVAEQIGSVLHTPFSIRGHEISTSFSIGIALCPHDGDDSEALIRYADCAMYDAKTQGRNTYRFYEPALQQLGARRLNLESGLKRAQELGELTLNFQPKYDCTRKCLIGAEALLRWQHKDEWISPTEFIPLAEETGLILPIGEWVMETALNTLVAWRQQGLVDSDFHIGVNVSPAQFWHHEFAERTLTILQRCLPEGQGPGVLELELTESCLLRPSEESRKTFNALRKAGVRFAVDDFGTGYSNLSYLKQFPLDVLKIDQSFVRDCIEDLSDATIIRAIIAMAHGLGLAVIAEGVETFEHAEFLKQAGCKLLQGYLVARPMPAEQFGDFCRELPQHPLLSIESRAVR, encoded by the coding sequence ATGAGCAAACCGTCGATGAATATGGCGACGCGCTTTAATTTATTGAATGCCACATTAGTATTGGTCACCGCTTTGAGCGTGGGATTTATTGCCACCTATATGCAATTGACCCGGCAATTCGAAGCACGCCAACAGCACAGCCAGGCACTAGCCATGATGTTGGCGGAGACCAGCGAATACGCGGTATTTACCGGCCAAGGCAAATTGTTGGAATACCAATTGGAGCATTTGCGCAAAGTGCCGGGTTTAGCTTACGTGGTCATTTTCGATGCCCAGGGCCGCCAACTGGCGAGGATGTCAGTCGATTCGCTTAGCGAATCGGCGCCGGTAGAGGCGGCCGGCAAACAGCCGGAAAGTTTTTGGAATTGGTGGAAGGCGTCGCGGCGACACAGCGTTTTGGAAATAATTCAACCGATTACCAGCGGCGGTTTTCAAAACGAGGATGCACTATTTCTGCAAACATCGGCCAGCAGCGGGGCGATAGGCGAAGTACGTTTAGCGATGAATATGGACGATTTTGTTGCGGTGGTGCGCCATGCCATCCAGTGGGGATTGCTGGTGGTGGCGATGATTTTGCTGATAGGTTTGACCATATCGCTAACATTGACCGCACGTATCGCTTCGCCGTTGAAACAGCTGGCCGCAGCCGCGCATCAGTTGACCGATGGCCATATTCAGCCGGTGACTTTGGAGAGCGGCGGTCCGGAAGTCCGGGAATTGGTGCAAGCCTTTAACTTGATGGTGTCCTGGTTGAGCGATTACCGCGCCGAAGTCGAAAGTTACCAAGCCATGCTGGAGCGGCAGGCGTTTTACGACGAATTGACCGGCTTGGCTAATCGCACGTTATTGAAGGACCACCTGCAGTTGGCCTTGAGTCAGTCACATCGTCGGCAAAGCTCTATGGCGCTGCTGTTCCTGGATTTGGACAGGTTCAAATATGTCAACGATACCTTGGGGCATTCCTTTGGCGATTTATTGTTGCAAGAAGTATCGACGCGTCTGCGGAATGCGGTGCGGGGTGGCGACACCGTGGGGCGAATGGGTGGCGACGAATTTGTGATTATTGTCGATGACCTTAACCCCGAACTTTCTCAAGCGCGCGAGGATGTTGCCCTGGTGGCTGAGCAAATCGGCAGCGTGTTGCATACCCCGTTTTCGATACGCGGCCATGAGATAAGCACCAGTTTCAGCATAGGTATTGCCTTGTGTCCGCACGACGGCGACGATAGCGAAGCATTGATTCGCTACGCCGATTGCGCCATGTACGATGCCAAAACGCAAGGCCGCAATACCTATCGATTTTACGAGCCGGCCTTGCAACAACTCGGCGCCCGGCGTTTGAACTTGGAAAGCGGCTTGAAGCGCGCGCAGGAACTCGGTGAATTGACGCTGAATTTTCAACCCAAATACGATTGCACTCGGAAATGTTTGATCGGTGCGGAGGCTTTGCTGCGCTGGCAGCATAAAGACGAATGGATTTCGCCAACCGAATTTATTCCGCTAGCCGAAGAAACCGGTTTAATTTTGCCGATTGGCGAATGGGTGATGGAAACGGCGTTGAATACCTTGGTGGCTTGGAGGCAACAGGGCTTGGTGGATAGCGATTTTCATATAGGCGTTAACGTCTCGCCGGCACAGTTTTGGCATCATGAGTTTGCCGAGCGCACCTTGACCATTTTGCAGCGCTGCTTGCCCGAGGGGCAGGGGCCGGGTGTGCTGGAGTTGGAATTGACCGAGAGCTGTTTGTTAAGACCTTCCGAAGAAAGCCGGAAGACTTTTAATGCCTTGCGTAAAGCCGGGGTACGTTTTGCGGTCGACGATTTCGGCACCGGTTATTCCAATCTCAGCTATTTAAAGCAGTTTCCACTCGATGTTTTAAAAATCGATCAATCCTTTGTGCGCGATTGTATCGAAGACCTCAGCGACGCTACCATTATCCGCGCCATTATTGCCATGGCACACGGTTTGGGTTTGGCGGTTATCGCCGAGGGCGTGGAAACCTTCGAACATGCGGAGTTTTTAAAACAAGCAGGCTGCAAATTGCTACAAGGTTATCTGGTGGCCAGACCGATGCCGGCCGAGCAGTTCGGCGATTTTTGTCGGGAGTTGCCACAACATCCGCTGCTGAGCATTGAATCTCGAGCAGTACGTTAA
- the ygiD gene encoding 4,5-DOPA-extradiol-dioxygenase, which yields MNTSEHLPDTTANLGKPRMPALFIGHGSPTNAIEAGEFSRAWAEWGVSLRKPKAILCVSAHWQTEGVRLTAMDQPTTIHDFYGFSQALFDMGYPAPGDPALALRIIQTMRQVPIQADTDWGLDHGSWSILCHMFPAADIPVLQLSLDRNQSPEQHYQLGKALRWLRDEDVLIIGSGNIVHNLQAVIWRDTAHTWAVRFAERVKQLIAGQDHRGLVRYREISDAALAIPTDEHFLPLLYILGLQDEGEKVQFLTDKTTLGAISMLSIQVG from the coding sequence ATGAATACATCCGAACATCTTCCGGACACTACCGCAAATTTAGGCAAGCCTCGAATGCCGGCGTTGTTTATTGGCCACGGCAGCCCGACGAATGCCATCGAAGCCGGTGAATTTAGCCGGGCTTGGGCCGAATGGGGCGTAAGCCTGCGTAAACCCAAGGCCATTCTGTGTGTCTCCGCGCATTGGCAAACCGAGGGTGTGCGGCTCACAGCCATGGATCAGCCGACCACCATCCACGATTTTTACGGCTTTTCGCAAGCCTTGTTTGATATGGGCTATCCGGCACCCGGCGATCCGGCCTTGGCGCTGCGCATCATCCAAACGATGCGGCAAGTGCCGATTCAAGCCGATACCGATTGGGGTTTAGATCACGGCAGCTGGTCGATACTGTGTCACATGTTCCCGGCTGCCGATATTCCGGTGTTGCAGCTTAGTCTGGATCGCAATCAATCGCCGGAACAGCATTACCAACTAGGCAAAGCCTTACGCTGGTTGCGTGATGAGGACGTGTTGATCATCGGCAGCGGCAATATCGTGCATAACTTGCAGGCGGTGATTTGGCGAGATACGGCCCATACTTGGGCGGTAAGGTTTGCCGAACGGGTTAAACAGTTAATTGCCGGCCAAGATCATCGCGGGTTAGTCAGGTACCGGGAGATAAGCGATGCGGCCTTGGCAATTCCTACAGACGAACATTTTTTGCCCTTGCTTTACATCCTCGGTTTGCAAGACGAGGGCGAAAAAGTCCAATTTTTAACGGACAAAACCACGCTGGGCGCTATTTCGATGTTGTCTATCCAAGTGGGCTAA
- a CDS encoding Lon protease family protein has product MTIKPLTPAQLYTPCKLEQLTFKTTDELDDVDSVLGQERAIAAITFGIRLDKPGYNIFAMAPDGTGKLTTIKQLAEHEACRQPVPSDWCYVHNFKQPAKPRAIRLEPGEGKGFQEDMAELIDELSVGIPAAFDGDEYRARAGELENESRQREIEVLNQLREEAEQAHIIFTETPNGYAFLPADDNNEPYVPEQFNKLDKERQHQFHTTVLSLQEKVQDAIKKFPQWRKETKRKLQALNREVAELAVHHFIDNLKDKYAKHQAVLDYLSAVQQDIIDHVRDFIPHSDKVLSFMELPQDPNPFKRYQVNLMVDLNHKRSAPVICEDLPNHGNLLGRIDHQAQMGSLVTDFTMIKPGAFHKANGGYLILDARKLLLQPYAWETLKRTLQAGEIRIESLERALSLISTASLEPEPIPLNIKVILLGDPMLYYLLSFYDPEFQDFFKVAADFAGQVNRENNSLEYAGLLATIARREKLRPLSQQAVARIIEHSARMADDSEKLLTHLRSIKDLLTETDYWAGENGHTVIANSDVQQAIDEKNHRLDRIRERLYETIQRGTIMIATAGKVVGQINGLSVLQLGEFSFGQPSRITATTRMGNGKVVDIERETELGGAIHSKGVLILSSFIAARYARTSPFSLSASLVFEQSYGHVEGDSASLAELCAILSSLAQVPLRQDLAMTGSVNQLGQVQPIGGVNEKIEGFFDICAARGLSGSQGVIIPASNIPHLMLRWDVVHAAQAGQFHIYPVATVDDALGLLSDMAVGIADAQGQYPAESFNGKIAAQLQQFTTLIKEFAAKVDSK; this is encoded by the coding sequence ATGACAATCAAACCGCTAACGCCAGCGCAATTATATACGCCTTGCAAGCTCGAACAGTTGACGTTTAAAACCACCGACGAGCTGGACGATGTCGATAGTGTATTGGGTCAGGAACGGGCCATAGCCGCGATTACATTTGGCATCCGTCTCGATAAACCCGGCTATAACATCTTTGCAATGGCGCCGGACGGCACCGGCAAACTGACCACCATCAAACAGCTGGCCGAGCACGAAGCCTGCCGGCAGCCGGTGCCGTCCGATTGGTGTTATGTACATAACTTTAAACAGCCGGCCAAACCCAGGGCGATTCGCCTGGAGCCCGGTGAGGGCAAAGGCTTCCAGGAAGACATGGCCGAGTTGATCGACGAACTCAGCGTCGGCATCCCCGCCGCCTTTGATGGCGACGAGTACCGCGCCCGCGCCGGCGAGCTGGAAAATGAATCGCGCCAGCGGGAAATCGAAGTACTAAACCAGCTGCGCGAAGAAGCCGAACAAGCCCATATCATTTTCACGGAAACCCCCAACGGCTATGCCTTCTTGCCGGCCGACGACAATAACGAGCCTTATGTGCCCGAGCAGTTCAATAAGCTGGATAAAGAGCGCCAGCACCAATTTCACACCACCGTTCTGAGCTTGCAGGAAAAGGTGCAGGATGCGATCAAAAAATTTCCGCAATGGCGCAAGGAAACCAAGCGCAAACTGCAGGCCCTGAACCGGGAAGTGGCCGAGCTGGCGGTGCATCATTTCATAGACAATCTGAAGGATAAATACGCCAAGCACCAAGCGGTGCTGGATTATCTCAGCGCGGTGCAACAAGACATCATCGACCACGTCCGCGACTTTATTCCACATAGCGACAAAGTATTGTCGTTCATGGAATTGCCGCAAGACCCCAATCCGTTCAAGCGTTACCAGGTCAATCTGATGGTGGATTTGAATCACAAACGTTCGGCACCGGTGATTTGCGAGGATTTACCCAACCACGGCAATCTGCTGGGCCGCATCGACCATCAAGCACAAATGGGTTCGCTGGTGACTGACTTTACGATGATCAAGCCCGGCGCGTTTCATAAAGCCAACGGCGGTTATCTGATCCTTGACGCTCGCAAATTGTTATTGCAACCCTATGCCTGGGAAACCTTAAAACGCACCTTGCAAGCCGGCGAAATCCGCATCGAATCGCTGGAACGCGCGCTGAGTCTGATCAGCACCGCCTCGCTGGAGCCCGAACCGATCCCCTTAAACATCAAGGTCATCCTGCTCGGCGATCCGATGCTGTATTACCTGTTGAGCTTCTACGACCCGGAGTTTCAAGACTTTTTTAAAGTCGCTGCGGATTTTGCCGGCCAGGTAAACCGCGAGAACAACAGCCTGGAATACGCCGGGTTATTGGCGACGATTGCTCGCCGCGAAAAACTGCGTCCGCTCAGCCAACAAGCCGTGGCCCGCATCATCGAGCACAGTGCGCGGATGGCCGACGATTCGGAAAAGCTGTTAACCCATCTGCGCAGCATCAAGGATTTATTGACCGAAACCGATTATTGGGCCGGCGAAAACGGCCACACCGTCATCGCCAATAGCGACGTGCAACAAGCCATCGACGAAAAAAATCACCGACTGGACCGGATTCGCGAACGGCTTTACGAAACCATTCAGCGCGGCACCATCATGATTGCCACCGCCGGCAAGGTCGTCGGCCAGATCAACGGCTTGTCGGTCTTGCAATTGGGTGAATTCAGTTTCGGCCAGCCGTCGCGGATCACTGCCACCACCCGGATGGGTAACGGCAAGGTGGTGGACATCGAGCGGGAAACCGAACTGGGCGGGGCGATTCATTCCAAGGGTGTGCTGATCTTGTCCAGTTTCATCGCCGCCCGCTACGCCCGCACCAGCCCATTCTCGCTGTCCGCCAGTCTGGTGTTCGAACAATCCTACGGGCATGTGGAAGGCGACAGCGCCTCGCTGGCGGAATTGTGCGCGATTCTGTCGTCGCTGGCGCAAGTGCCGCTACGCCAGGATCTGGCGATGACCGGCTCGGTGAATCAGCTTGGACAAGTGCAGCCTATCGGCGGCGTGAATGAAAAAATCGAGGGCTTTTTCGATATTTGTGCGGCGCGCGGCCTAAGCGGTAGTCAGGGTGTGATCATCCCGGCCAGCAATATTCCGCATCTGATGCTGCGTTGGGATGTGGTGCACGCCGCACAGGCCGGGCAGTTTCATATTTATCCGGTCGCCACGGTCGACGATGCGCTGGGTTTATTGAGTGACATGGCCGTAGGCATCGCAGATGCTCAAGGCCAATATCCAGCCGAGTCGTTTAACGGCAAAATCGCCGCGCAGTTGCAGCAATTTACAACCTTGATTAAGGAGTTCGCGGCTAAAGTAGACAGCAAATAA
- a CDS encoding class I SAM-dependent methyltransferase, producing MSKQFTQRKSSERRAGNGNEAADLNSREYAVGWPDYELLDAGDGKKLERWGDVVTIRPEIQAHFQPGWTCLDWQARADWEFEELSSTQGTWKKLKPQANEHWQIAYQQLTFGLKLTKFKHVGLFPEQQANWRFIAARVKPGDKVLNLFAYTGAASLVARTHGAEVVHVDSIKQMLDWANDNQARSALTDIKWVLEDALKFAKRELKRGSRYDGIIMDPPAWGLGAKGEKWKLENHLADLIETAHGLMHPGAFLILNTYSPKVELQDLASAAAPCFSRNQSEIKQLWMQSKTGKALLYGNLLRVIA from the coding sequence ATGTCAAAGCAATTCACTCAGCGCAAATCATCCGAGCGCCGCGCGGGCAATGGAAATGAGGCAGCCGATTTAAACTCCCGGGAATATGCGGTCGGCTGGCCCGATTATGAGCTGCTGGATGCCGGAGACGGTAAGAAGCTGGAACGCTGGGGCGACGTTGTGACGATACGCCCGGAGATTCAAGCCCATTTCCAGCCGGGTTGGACTTGCTTGGATTGGCAGGCCAGGGCGGATTGGGAGTTCGAAGAGCTGTCGTCTACCCAAGGTACTTGGAAAAAGCTAAAGCCACAGGCAAACGAACACTGGCAAATTGCTTATCAACAATTGACGTTCGGTTTAAAGCTAACCAAATTCAAACACGTAGGTTTGTTTCCGGAGCAACAAGCCAACTGGCGATTTATCGCCGCACGGGTCAAGCCGGGCGACAAGGTGTTAAACCTGTTTGCCTATACTGGTGCGGCGTCGCTGGTAGCCCGCACGCATGGTGCGGAAGTGGTGCATGTGGATTCAATCAAGCAAATGCTGGATTGGGCCAACGACAACCAGGCACGTAGCGCGCTGACCGATATTAAATGGGTGCTGGAAGATGCCTTGAAATTTGCCAAACGCGAATTGAAACGCGGCAGCCGCTACGACGGCATCATCATGGACCCGCCGGCCTGGGGCTTAGGCGCCAAGGGCGAAAAATGGAAGCTGGAGAATCATCTTGCCGACCTGATCGAAACCGCGCACGGCTTGATGCATCCGGGGGCGTTTTTAATTCTGAACACTTATTCCCCCAAAGTGGAGCTGCAAGATTTAGCCAGCGCCGCCGCCCCCTGCTTTTCTAGAAATCAAAGCGAAATCAAACAACTCTGGATGCAAAGCAAAACCGGCAAGGCTTTGTTGTATGGGAATTTGCTGCGGGTGATAGCTTAA
- a CDS encoding amidohydrolase family protein, with amino-acid sequence MKSFPISNSIATVCNSRRHFLKLAAAGLVSASTPASALFRLNNPCLDPSGTPASALETAAWQGINPADWWDCHTHIVGSGDGGSGITQTPDMHAPLRHPLQTLQHWAYANAACIPDTDQDTAFVKRLRALMDTTPKGAKAMLYAFDRAHGASGDPDHANTAFFVPNEYAQALALAYPERFEWVASIHPYRPDCVTVLEQAAANGARAVKWLPPAMGIDPASPQCDRFYKAAAALNIPIITHGGEENALHGADQPLFGNPLRLRRALDAGVRVVIAHCATLGTDVDENGREVKSFDLFAKLMADKQWQDRLYGDISAIVLRNRDIEVIKTLLTETAWHSRLLYGSDYPLTGILPLISPEAFAKAGLLTEDAVEPLLALQEYHPFRFDFVLKRSLAWQGKRFANSVFATRPFFTRKSG; translated from the coding sequence ATGAAATCATTCCCCATAAGCAATTCAATTGCCACCGTCTGTAATTCCCGCCGCCACTTTTTAAAACTAGCGGCGGCTGGCTTGGTTTCTGCCAGCACACCGGCATCAGCATTGTTCCGACTGAACAACCCATGCCTCGATCCCTCCGGCACGCCTGCTTCGGCTCTAGAAACCGCCGCCTGGCAAGGCATCAATCCGGCCGATTGGTGGGATTGCCATACGCATATCGTCGGCTCCGGTGACGGCGGTAGCGGCATCACCCAAACGCCGGATATGCATGCGCCCTTGCGGCATCCGCTGCAAACCCTGCAACATTGGGCTTACGCCAACGCAGCCTGCATCCCCGACACCGACCAAGACACCGCCTTCGTCAAACGCCTGCGCGCGTTAATGGACACCACGCCCAAAGGCGCCAAGGCCATGTTGTATGCCTTCGACCGCGCACACGGCGCCAGCGGCGATCCGGACCATGCCAATACCGCATTTTTTGTCCCCAACGAATACGCTCAGGCCTTGGCGCTAGCCTATCCGGAACGCTTTGAATGGGTAGCCAGCATCCATCCCTACCGCCCCGATTGCGTGACGGTACTGGAACAAGCCGCCGCCAACGGCGCGCGAGCCGTAAAATGGCTACCGCCGGCAATGGGCATTGATCCAGCTTCGCCGCAGTGCGACCGGTTTTATAAGGCAGCCGCCGCATTGAATATCCCGATCATCACCCACGGCGGCGAAGAGAACGCGCTGCACGGCGCCGACCAGCCTTTGTTCGGCAACCCACTACGGCTGAGACGGGCGCTGGATGCCGGCGTGCGGGTCGTCATCGCGCATTGCGCCACTTTGGGCACGGATGTGGATGAAAACGGCCGGGAAGTCAAAAGCTTTGATTTGTTCGCCAAGTTAATGGCCGATAAACAATGGCAGGACCGGCTATACGGTGACATTTCCGCGATTGTTTTGCGCAACCGCGATATAGAAGTGATTAAAACCCTGCTCACCGAAACCGCCTGGCATAGCCGACTGTTATACGGCTCTGATTACCCCTTGACCGGGATTTTGCCATTGATTTCGCCCGAAGCATTCGCCAAGGCAGGCTTGCTGACCGAAGACGCCGTCGAACCCTTGCTGGCGCTACAGGAATACCATCCGTTCCGCTTCGATTTTGTGTTGAAACGTAGCTTGGCTTGGCAGGGTAAGCGTTTTGCTAACAGTGTATTTGCCACCCGGCCGTTTTTTACGCGGAAAAGCGGTTAA
- a CDS encoding AAA family ATPase, giving the protein MDILDRLTNKKIIEDGLAEQDSATFIDAESLSNALKQRVIGQDAVCDDMSSQIRRRLALSQRGKPVGVFMFAGPPGTGKTYLAKVLAKELERPLLHFDMTQFASGSYSLSQLFGMTKGYVGSDSYGKLTSGLRDTPNAVVLLDEIEKAHPDVLKAFLTAWNDGFVTERSDSRQVSTTSAIFVLTSNAATDRLTELADTYAQDPDAMRVAAVEALREAQFAPEVLNRLDRIFVFRPLQGLDVARVAALEIEDMIRGYGLEIVEQGIEPQIILTLMARYRKLGKNSSSRDLVRAIEEQLADSLIEAKKQGVARIELGLDELQRAVAYAKG; this is encoded by the coding sequence ATGGATATACTCGATAGACTGACTAATAAGAAAATCATCGAAGACGGTTTGGCAGAACAAGACAGTGCGACATTTATCGATGCAGAGAGCTTGTCTAATGCCTTGAAGCAACGTGTCATAGGCCAGGACGCGGTTTGCGACGATATGTCTTCACAAATTCGCCGGCGGTTGGCTTTGTCGCAGCGTGGTAAGCCGGTGGGGGTGTTTATGTTCGCCGGGCCGCCGGGAACCGGGAAAACCTACCTGGCTAAAGTGTTGGCGAAAGAGCTGGAGCGACCCTTATTGCATTTCGACATGACGCAGTTTGCGTCGGGCAGCTATTCCCTTTCGCAACTGTTTGGCATGACCAAAGGCTACGTTGGCTCTGATTCTTACGGTAAGTTGACGTCTGGCTTGCGCGATACCCCAAATGCCGTCGTATTGCTCGATGAAATCGAAAAGGCCCATCCCGATGTGCTCAAAGCATTTTTGACCGCGTGGAATGATGGGTTTGTTACCGAACGCTCGGATAGCCGGCAGGTTTCCACCACGTCAGCGATTTTCGTCTTGACCAGCAATGCTGCTACCGACCGATTGACTGAGCTTGCCGATACTTATGCGCAAGATCCTGACGCGATGCGCGTTGCTGCGGTTGAAGCGTTACGCGAGGCTCAGTTTGCCCCTGAAGTTTTGAACAGGCTGGATCGCATTTTCGTGTTTCGGCCTTTGCAGGGCCTGGACGTCGCCCGCGTTGCCGCATTGGAAATTGAAGACATGATCCGCGGTTACGGGCTGGAGATTGTCGAGCAGGGCATAGAGCCGCAAATTATCCTGACTTTGATGGCTCGTTACCGAAAACTAGGTAAAAACAGTTCGTCTAGAGATCTGGTAAGGGCCATCGAAGAACAATTGGCGGACTCGTTAATCGAAGCTAAAAAACAAGGTGTGGCGCGCATAGAGCTGGGTCTCGATGAACTGCAGCGTGCTGTTGCCTATGCAAAAGGATAA
- a CDS encoding HupE/UreJ family protein: MTPAIRRKTWLIGLPLLLLLLSPTAFAHGVDANTERFLLANQDVAIGPFLYIGAKHMVTGYDHLLFLVGVIFFLFRTRDVLLYVSLFTLGHSLTLLFGVLSHITVNPFLIDAIIGLSIVYKGFDNLGGFQRLLGFQPNTKWAVIIFGLFHGFGLATKLQDFSLPAAGLWKNLLAFNVGVEIGQFLALLFILIALDFWHRHRSYYSFSTATNTLLMSGGLILFGYQITGYLIHG, from the coding sequence ATGACTCCCGCAATCCGGCGAAAAACTTGGCTGATAGGCTTACCGCTACTGCTATTACTGCTCAGCCCAACCGCCTTCGCTCACGGCGTCGATGCCAATACCGAGCGGTTTTTACTCGCAAATCAAGACGTCGCCATTGGCCCGTTTTTGTATATCGGCGCCAAACATATGGTCACCGGCTACGATCATTTGTTGTTTTTGGTGGGCGTTATTTTCTTTTTATTCCGCACTCGCGACGTGCTGCTGTATGTCAGCCTGTTTACCTTGGGGCATAGTTTGACCTTGCTGTTCGGCGTGCTCAGCCATATTACGGTCAATCCATTTCTAATCGATGCCATCATCGGCCTGTCGATAGTCTACAAAGGCTTTGACAACCTGGGCGGTTTTCAGCGCCTGCTGGGCTTTCAGCCCAACACGAAATGGGCGGTGATAATTTTTGGCTTGTTTCACGGCTTTGGTTTGGCGACCAAATTACAAGATTTTTCGCTGCCCGCAGCAGGACTTTGGAAAAACCTGCTGGCATTTAACGTGGGCGTTGAAATCGGCCAATTCCTGGCCCTGCTGTTTATCTTGATTGCGCTGGACTTTTGGCACCGTCACCGCAGTTACTATTCTTTTTCCACCGCGACCAACACCCTGTTAATGTCCGGCGGCTTAATCCTATTCGGCTACCAAATCACGGGATACCTCATCCATGGATAA